From one Esox lucius isolate fEsoLuc1 chromosome 11, fEsoLuc1.pri, whole genome shotgun sequence genomic stretch:
- the LOC105028427 gene encoding 26S proteasome non-ATPase regulatory subunit 11A produces MAAAAVAEFQRAQSLLSSDRNASIDILHSIVKRDVQESDEEAVRVKEQSILELGGLLAKTGQAAELGGLLKYVRPFLNSISKAKAARLVRSLLDLFLDMEAATGQEVELCLECIEWAKAEKRTFLRQALEARLVSLYFDTKRYQEALHLGTQLLQELKKMDDKALLVEVQLLESKTYHGLSNLPKARAALTSARTTANAIYCPPKLQAALDMQSGIIHAAEEKDWKTAYSYFYEAFEGYDSIDHPRAITALKYMLLCKIMLKLPEEVQGLVSGKLALRYAGRQTDSLKCVAQASKNRSLDDFEKALTEYKGELRDDPIISTHLTTLYDNLLEQNLIRVIEPFSRVQIEHISTLIKLPKGDVERKLSQMILDTKFHGILDQGEGVLIIFDEPAVDTTYEAALETIQNMSKVVDSLYNKAKKLT; encoded by the exons ATGGCAGCCGCGGCAGTGGCTGAGTTTCAAAGAGCCCAGTCTCTTCTCAGTTCAGACCGGAATGCATCTATAGATATTTTACATTCAATAG TGAAGCGGGATGTCCAGGAGAGCGATGAGGAGGCGGTGCGTGTCAAGGAACAGAGCATCCTGGAGCTGGGGGGTCTGCTGGCTAAGACAGGCCAGGCTGCTG AGCTGGGCGGTCTGCTGAAGTATGTACGTCCATTCCTGAACTCCATCAGCAAGGCCAAGGCAGCGCGGCTGGTGCGCTCGCTGCTGGACCTGTTCCTGGACATGGAGGCCGCCACAGGCCAGGAGGTGGAGCTGTGCCTGGAATGCATCGAGTGGGCCAAGGCAGAGAAGAGGACGTTCCTCAGACAGGCCctggag GCTCGACTCGTCTCTCTGTATTTTGACACAAAGCGGTATCAGGAGGCCCTCCATCTAG gcACCCAGCTGCTCCAGGAGCTGAAGAAGATGGACGACAAGGCCCTGCTGGTGGAGGTGCAGCTGCTGGAGAGCAAGACGTACCACGGACTGAGCAACCTGCCCAAGGCCCGTGCCGCCCTCACCTCCGCCCGCACCACCGCCAACGCCATCTACTGCCCGCCCAAGCTGCAAGCTGCTCTGGACATGCAGTCGG GGATTATCCATGCAGCGGAGgagaaggactggaagactgccTACTCATACTTCTACGAGGCCTTTGAGGGCTACGACTCCATCGACCACCCCAGAGCTATCACCGCTCTCAAGTACATGCTGCTCTGCAAGATCATGCTAAAACT ACCTGAGGAGGTCCAGGGTCTGGTCAGTGGAAAACTTGCCCTGCGCTAcgctgggagacagacagactcgtTGAAATGCGTGGCGCAAGCCAGCAAGAACAGGTCGCTGGATGATTTTGAAAAG GCCCTGACAGAGTACAAGGGAGAGTTGAGGGACGACCCGATAATAAGCACACACCTGACCACGCTCTACGACAACCTGCTTGAACAGAACCTCATCAGAGTCATTGAGCCTTTCTCCAGGGTCCAG atagaacacatttccaccCTCATTAAACTCCCCAAG GGAGATGTCGAGAGGAAGCTTTCACAGATGATTCTCGACACAAAATTCCACG GTATTTTGGACCAAGGTGAGGGGGTGCTGATCATCTTTGACGAGCCTGCTGTAGACACGACGTATGAAGCCGCCCTGGAGACCATTCAGAACATGAGCAAAGTGGTAGACTCGCTCTACAACAAAGCCAAGAAGCTCACATAG
- the LOC105028429 gene encoding cyclin-dependent kinase 5 activator 1: MGTVLSLSPSYRKAALFEDGPATVGHYTAVQNSKNSKDTKSLKRQSLISVLPWKRIVAVSAKRKGSKKLPPDDGQKCSAERAVTNGQKLKKSQSCANLSSFATQEPASAATIPTSRTVSNVAATAKKNSLTGSIGGQATNVGTPKRVIVQASTSELMRSLGEFLCRRCYRLKRLSPTDPVLWLRSVDRSLLLQGWQDQGFITPANVVFLYMLCRDVVSSEVASERELQASLLTCLYLSYSYMGNEISYPLKPFLVEAEKEAFWDRCLEIINRMSGKMLQINSDPHYFTQVFADLKNESKKEEEKTRLLIGLDR; encoded by the coding sequence ATGGGCACCgtactgtctctctcccccagctACCGCAAGGCGGCCCTGTTTGAGGATGGCCCGGCCACTGTGGGCCACTACACGGCAGTCCAGAACAGCAAAAACTCCAAGGACACCAAGAGCCTCAAGCGCCAGTCTCTCATCAGTGTGTTGCCATGGAAACGCATCGTGGCCGTTTCTGCCAAACGAAAGGGTTCAAAGAAGCTCCCGCCCGATGACGGCCAGAAGTGCAGTGCCGAGCGTGCAGTCACCAATGGCCAGAAACTAAAGAAGTCCCAGTCCTGCGCCAACCTGTCAAGCTTCGCCACACAGGAACCTGCTTCAGCCGCCACCATCCCCACCTCCAGGACCGTCTCCAACGTTGCTGCCACCGCCAAGAAGAACTCGCTGACAGGCTCCATCGGTGGTCAGGCCACCAATGTGGGCACACCAAAGCGGGTAATCGTTCAGGCATCCACGAGTGAGCTCATGCGCAGTCTGGGTGAGTTTCTCTGCCGGCGCTGTTACCGGCTGAAGCGCCTGTCACCCACCGACCCGGTACTGTGGCTGCGGAGCGTGGACCGCTCCCTACTTCTGCAGGGCTGGCAGGACCAGGGCTTCATCACCCCAGCCAACGTGGTCTTCCTCTACATGCTGTGCCGCGATGTGGTCTCCTCTGAGGTGGCCAGTGAACGGGAGCTGCAGGCCTCTCTGCTCACCTGCCTCTACCTGTCCTACTCCTACATGGGCAACGAGATCTCCTACCCTCTCAAGCCCTTCCTGGTGGAGGCCGAGAAGGAGGCCTTTTGGGACCGCTGTCTGGAGATCATCAACCGGATGAGCGGCAAGATGCTTCAGATCAACTCCGACCCGCATTACTTCACCCAGGTGTTCGCGGACCTCAAGAATGAGAGcaagaaggaggaagagaagacaaGGTTGTTGATAGGCCTCGACCGATAA